In Haliaeetus albicilla chromosome 30, bHalAlb1.1, whole genome shotgun sequence, a single genomic region encodes these proteins:
- the ELOB gene encoding elongin-B — MDVFLMIRRHKTTIFTDAKESSTVYELKRIVEGILKRPPEEQRLYKDDQLLEDTKTLGDCGFTSQTARPQAPATVGLALRTTEEVFEALRIDPFSSPPELPDVMKPQDSTGGAQEPPLP, encoded by the exons ATG GACGTCTTCCTGATGATCCGGCGGCACAAAACCACCATCTTCACCGACGCCAAGGAGTCCAGCACCGTCTACGAGCTGAAGCGCATCGTGGAGGGGATCCTCAAGCGCCCGCCCGAGGAGCAGCGCCTCTACAAG gaCGACCAGCTCCTGGAGGACACCAAGACCCTCGGCGACTGCGGCTTCACCAGCCAGACCGCCCGCCCCCAGGCCCCCGCCACCGTGGGGCTGGCGCTGCGGACCACCG aGGAGGTGTTCGAGGCGCTGCGCATCGACCCCTTCTCCAGCCCCCCCGAGCTGCCCGACGTCATGAAGCCGCAGGACTCGACCGGCGGCGCCCAGGAACCGCCCCTGCCCTGA